A genomic stretch from Helianthus annuus cultivar XRQ/B chromosome 1, HanXRQr2.0-SUNRISE, whole genome shotgun sequence includes:
- the LOC118482165 gene encoding ATP synthase subunit beta, mitochondrial-like isoform X2 yields MSSRRLLAILLHSNLHRTPSRSPFTHAARSATRTRSHTSPTGYFLNRAVNYATSAGAAPSQPPATPASGSHDGKITDEFTGAGSIGQVCQVIGAVVDVRFSEGLPPILTALEILDNQIRLVLEVAQHLGENMVRTIALDATEGLVRGQRVLNTGSPITVKHDAHTAHQQRLET; encoded by the exons ATGTCTTCCCGGCGGCTACTCGCCATCCTCCTCCACTCCAATCTCCACCGCACTCCGTCCAGATCTCCGTTCACTCACGCCGCTAGATCCGCCACACGCACGCGCTCCCACACCTCCCCTACCGGCTACTTCCTCAACCGTGCAGTCAACTACGCCACGTCAGCCGGCGCCGCTCCATCTCAGCCACCAGCAACTCCTGCTTCAGGATCTCATGACGGCAAGATCACCGATGAGTTCACCGGCGCCGGTTCTATCGGACAAGTGTGTCAAGTGATCGGTGCTGTTGTTGATGTTAGGTTTAGTGAGGGTTTGCCGCCGATCCTTACGGCTCTTGAGATTTTGGATAATCAGATTCGGTTGGTTTTGGAAGTTGCGCAACATTTGGGGGAGAATATGGTGAGGACTATTGCTCTGGATGCTACTGAAGGACTTGTCAGAGGTCAACGTGTTCTCAACACTGGTTCTCCTATCACT GTTAAACATGACGCACATACAGCGCATCAACAAAGACTTGAAACTTAG
- the LOC118482165 gene encoding ATP synthase subunit beta, mitochondrial-like isoform X1 produces MSSRRLLAILLHSNLHRTPSRSPFTHAARSATRTRSHTSPTGYFLNRAVNYATSAGAAPSQPPATPASGSHDGKITDEFTGAGSIGQVCQVIGAVVDVRFSEGLPPILTALEILDNQIRLVLEVAQHLGENMVRTIALDATEGLVRGQRVLNTGSPITVHVGRATLGRIINVIGDPIESDIIHFSFNG; encoded by the exons ATGTCTTCCCGGCGGCTACTCGCCATCCTCCTCCACTCCAATCTCCACCGCACTCCGTCCAGATCTCCGTTCACTCACGCCGCTAGATCCGCCACACGCACGCGCTCCCACACCTCCCCTACCGGCTACTTCCTCAACCGTGCAGTCAACTACGCCACGTCAGCCGGCGCCGCTCCATCTCAGCCACCAGCAACTCCTGCTTCAGGATCTCATGACGGCAAGATCACCGATGAGTTCACCGGCGCCGGTTCTATCGGACAAGTGTGTCAAGTGATCGGTGCTGTTGTTGATGTTAGGTTTAGTGAGGGTTTGCCGCCGATCCTTACGGCTCTTGAGATTTTGGATAATCAGATTCGGTTGGTTTTGGAAGTTGCGCAACATTTGGGGGAGAATATGGTGAGGACTATTGCTCTGGATGCTACTGAAGGACTTGTCAGAGGTCAACGTGTTCTCAACACTGGTTCTCCTATCACT GTGCATGTTGGTAGAGCCACCCTTGGTCGTATCATTAATGTTATTGGAGATCCTATCGAGTCagatataatacatttttcattCAACG GTTAA